From Salmo salar chromosome ssa04, Ssal_v3.1, whole genome shotgun sequence, one genomic window encodes:
- the LOC123742587 gene encoding olfactory receptor 1F1-like: MSSLTSDPNQTDINTIIRPPYFFISGFIDIPYMKYYYFFLCFVYINSLVANTFVMTGIYVDRSLHSPKYIAVFNLAFTDVCESTALVPKLLDMFLFSRQLISYDQCLTSLFFVFLFITMQSFNLTILSYDRLVAICCPLRYHMMVTHKSMLQLTGAAWTFAVLMLLISVCLITRLSFCRSLVINSYFCDHGPLFRLAAPCSDVVPNIVMSKINTCIVLYLPMIFIISSYICITHALFTITLPQDRLRAIKTCTSHLILVSIFYLPVILTYVLHPIIPTNARIINLSLTSVLPPMLNPIIYVLKTEEFKVSVKKLLRRGAQSAVTQVKPT; this comes from the exons ATGAgttccctgacctctgaccctaacCAGAcagacatcaacaccatcatccgaCCCCCTTACTTCTTCATCAGTGGTTTCATAGACATCCCCTACATGAAGTACTACTACTTCTTCCTCTGCTTTGTTTACATCAATTCTCTG GTGGCCAACACCTTCGTCATGACTGGTATCTACGTGGACCGCAGTCTCCACAG CCCCAAGTACATTGCTGTGTTCAACCTGGCCTTCACAGACGTGTGTGAAAGCACGGCCCTGGTTCCCAAGCTGCTGGACATGTTCCTGTTCAGCAGACAGCTCATCTCCTACGACCAGTGTCTCACTAGCCTCTTCTTCGTCTTCCTCTTCATCACCATGCAGTCCTTCAACCTCACCATCCTCTCCTATGACAGACTGGTGGCCATCTGCTGCCCGCTCAG GTACCACATGATGGTCACTCACAAGTCCATGCTCCAGCTGACGGGCGCCGCCTGGACGTTTGCTGTGTTGATGCTGTTGATCTCTGTGTGTCTCATCACCCGGCTCTCTTTCTGTAG GTCTCTGGTGATCAACAGCTACTTCTGTGACCACGGTCCCCTGTTCCGTCTGGCGGCCCCCTGTTCTGATGTGGTCCCTAACATAGTGATGAGCAAAATCAACACCTGTATAGTTCTCTATCTCCCAATGATCTTCATCATatcatcctacatctgtataacaCACGCCCTGTTTACCATCACACTGCCCCAGGACAG actcAGAGCCATAAAGACATGTACCTCACACCTAATACTGGTGTCCATATTCTACCTGCCTGTTATTTTAACATACGTCCTCCACCCCATCATACCAACCAACGCCCGGAtcatcaacctctccctgacctcgGTACTGCCACCAATGCTCAACCCCATCATATACGTTCTGAAGACGGAGGAGTTTAAGGTATCGGTTAAGAAGCTGCTCAGAAGAGGGGCCCAAAGTGCTGTGACGCAGGTCAAACCAACATGA